A region of the Fusobacterium simiae genome:
ACTTAATTTATAAAGATATGTTAAAATTAATGAAAAAAGGTTCAGTCATTGTAGATATTAGTGCTGATGTTGGAGGTGCTATTGAAACTTATAGACATACGACACATGAAAATCCAACTTATATTGTAGATGGTATAGTACACTATGGAGTTGATAATATACCTGGAGCTGCATCTAAAACTGCATCTATAGCTTATGCAGCAAGTGTAATTAATCATATAAAATCAATAGCAAATAATGGAATAGTTGAAGCTTGTAGGGAGAATGGATATTTAAGAAGAAGTTTAACAGCATATAAAGGAATTTTAACACATGAAGAGACATCTGTTATACAAAAAAGAGATTGGGTAAGACCAGAAGTCATCTTAGAATTAAAAGAAGGAACCTATGATATTGCCCCACCTGCAACAACAACTATAAACAATAATTAGGAGGGAAAATATGGAATACAGTATAGAAGTTTTATTTTTAGATTTAATGAAAGCATCTATTTTGATTTTAATTTCTCATATAATAAGAAGTAAAGTAAAATTTATACAAAATTTATATATACCTTCAAGTTTATTAGCTGGTTTTTTAGGATTAGCTATGGGACCCTATGGAATTAATTGTTTAACTTTTTCTAATAAAGCTAGTGGATATAGCTCAGCATTTATGGTTATTGTTTTTTCTGCAATAGCATATGGAAGTTTTTCATTGGTGAAGCGTAATAAAAATGATAATAAAGAAAATTTAAAAAGTTTTAAAGGAGAGGCTTTAAAAAGGATATTAGCTCTTTATGTATATAGATCTATAGTATCAATAATAGTTTATATTGTTCCTATAATTGTTGGAATTTATATAATAAATAGATTTCAACTTTTACCAGAAGGTTTTACTATATTGGTAGGAGGAGGTTTTGTAGGAGGACATGGTACAAATGCAGCTTTTTCATCTGTTATTACACAAAATACAGGTTGGCTTGATGCCAATGATATTGGTATGACATTTGCTACAATCGGGATTTTATTAGGACTTATTGGAGGAATTATACAAATAAAAATTGCAACAAATAGAAAATATACTTATTTTGTGAACAAATTTGAAAGTTTACCTCAACAATATAAAACTGGATTTTTAGAAGAAAATGAAAGGAGCCCGTTAGCTCAAGCAACTGTTTCTTCAATAGCTATAGATCCATTAGCTTGGAATTTTATTATGGTAATGATACCAACTGGATTAGCATATGCTACAATTGGTTATGTAAGAAAAGTTTTTGAAACTGTTCCAACATATTTATGGGCATTTTTAATAGCAATTTTATTAATACAAATACTAAAAATAACTAACTTAGGAAAATATGTAGATAAAAATTGTATTCAAAGAATTAGTTCAACTGCAACTGAATATTTAGTATTCTTTGGTGTAGCAGGAATAAAAATTTCAATAGTAATAGAATTTGCAATGCCAATAATTATTTTATCAACAGTTGCATTAATATCATTATTAATCTTTATGTATACATTAGCACCTAGGCTTAATAATTTATATTGGTTTGAACGTTCTATATTTGTTTATGGATATTGTACTGGAGTTTATGCAATTGGATTAACGTTATTAAGAATAGTAGATCCTAATTCAAAATCAAAAACATTAGAAGATGCAGCTTTAACATCTCCTATAGATTTCGTTGAATACTATACACTTTTATTAGGACCAGTTTTAATGAGTACAGGAAAAGTAAATACATTTTTAGGAGTAATGATTATAATGTTAATAGGTAGCTTTGTAGTAGCATTTGTTCTAAAATTATGGAACTCTCCTCATCTTGAAAGAAAAACAGATTCAGAATTATGCTAAAATATATAAATTTATTTGAAACTAAATAAGATTTAGGCTATAATATTTTTATAAATTTTTATAAAAATTAAAGGAGATGTTGTAATTATGGGACTTATGGATTTAGTTAAAAAAGCATTTTTAGGAGCCACTGATGAAGAGAATAAAAAAAATAAAGCAAGAATGAGAGAAATTTTTAATGATAGTGTTCCTAATGGTGATAATTACAAATTGATTTATTGTCATATGGAAAATTTTACTAATGCTGTTATTGTTGAAGTTACAAAACATAGTAATTTTATTGTGGGATATAAAGAAGGGGAAGTTGTAGTAGTTCCGGTTGATCCAGATTTAAAAGGATATGGTAAAGCAATTATATTTAATAGAAAGAATGAAAGTCATACAAAAACTTCAATGGGTTATTGCATAGTATCTAATCCAGAAATTTCATTTCAATTTGTACCTATTACTTATGAGCCTGCATTAAATGGAAAGGGAAAATATTCAGTGGCTATTACACAATCTAGTGCAGAAGTTTCAGAATTTAAAAACTTTTGTAAAAAAGATTTATAAATATAATAAAAAAATAAAAATCCTATTAATTTAGGATTTTTTTATTGTATAATATATCTAATAATTATTTGGAGGAATAAAATGAAAAAAATTTTAATTATTATATTTATAATAGTAATTTTTATTATAGTAGGTGGTATATTTGGCTACAAAAAAATTCTTTCTAATGAAAAAGAAAATAAAATTATTCAATTATTTAACAAAGACTTTTTAGGGAATTTTTCTAAAAATAAAAAAGAAATAATAGAAAAGTTAAAGACATTAAATAGAGAAGAGGCGGATGAACTTTATGAACAATATTTAGAGAATAACAATATAATAGTAGAAAATTTAAATAAAGAACACAAAAATCTTTTATTAAACGATATCTATAATAATGAAGACTCTTCTAAAAATTTCACTGATAAAGAATGGGAAGTAGCCAATAAATTTTTAAATAAATATGATTTAGAACTTTGGTATATTGGAAGAGGCCATGTGTCAATAAGAGAAGTCTCAGATTTTTACTATAAAATCTTTAAAGATTATGTAACTGATGATTATAGAGAATATCTAAAAATTACTGCTAAAGAAAATGAGGAAGTATATGAGTCAGAGTCTGGTTTAGCAATAACTCTTGAAGAATTAGGAGATAGAATTGTAACTTGGGAAAATTTTTTAGAAAAATATCCTAATAGCAAATTAAATGATAAAGTAAATAATATTTGTAATTCTTATAGAAGAGACTATGTTTTAGGTGTTCCTGGTGGAGTTTATGATTATAAAGAAAGTGCTGATGAATATAATAGATTTGTAAAAAAATACCCTAATAGCCCAACAACAGAACTTTTAGAATACTATTTAGAAAATGTTAATCTTAATAATCCTAGGGATAATGACAGTGAAGCTTTATCTAAAATGATAGATAAATATATAGAAAAATATTTTTATTTAGGATATTTAGAAAATAGAAAAAAAGGAAATTTCTTTTCATATGAAAGTAATGAACTATTTGAAAAATTCAATATGGATAAAAAAGAAATTATTCAATTATTAAAAAATTTAAATAAAGAAGAAGCAAATAAAATCTATGAAGAATATTTAGAAAGTAATTTTAAAATTTTAGAAAAAATAGAGGAAAATGACTATGAGGTATTAGATAATGTCTTTTATGTTGGAGAAGGTAATTTAGATAAGGGAAAATTAGACAAACAAAATAAATTTTTAGATAATTATGGTTTAGAAATTGTTGAAAATGAAATAGGACTTATGATAACTGAAAAAAAGGATTTTTACTACAATATTTTTAAAAATTATGTTAGTGATGACTACAGAGATTTTTTAAAACTTCGTAGTGAAGATGTAGACTATATAGATTATGTCTCTTCTTTTGATAAATACTCTGAAATAATAGCGGATAAAATTGTTGCTTGGGAAAACTTTTTAGAAAAATATCCAGATAGTAAGTTAGAAAAAAAAGCAAATGACATTTGTCAGTCATATAGAGTTGACTATATTACTTCCTTAATTTTTCCTTCAACAACAGAAGCCTTGATAAATGGAAGAAGTAACAGAGCTGTTGAGGAGTTAAATAGATTTATAAAAAAATACCCTAATAGCCCAACAACAAAAATTATAAAATTTTATTTAGAAAATTATAAAAATGAAGATATTAATGATATATTAGCAGATAAAATTGAAGAAATATATAGTAAGGGGGAATAGATGAAAAAAATTGGATTTATTGCACTTTTAATACTTAGTTTCTTATTATTAACTAACTGCAACAAAGAGGATAAAAAAGAAGAGATAAATAATGTAGAAGTAAAGAATGAAAAAATAAATTTTTCTGATGAAAGCTATAAATTGTTTGAAAAATTTGCTAATAATAAAAAAGAAGTTATGGAAAAATTAAAAACTCTAAAAAATAAAGAAGAAATAAATAAACTTTATGAAAAATATGTAACAGATAATAATAGTATTTTAGATGATATAAATGAGAAAACTCAAAGTTTTTTAGATAGTATTCATTATGGACCAGAAGGAACAGAATTTACAGAAGAAGACTGGAAAGATGCTAATAAAATTTTAAATAAATATGATTTAGAACTTTGGGATATAGGAGAAGGTATAGTAATTATTAGAGAAGTTCCTCATCTTTATTATGATGTATTTAAAGACTATGTAACTGATGATTATAAGGAATATTTAAGAATTTCTGCAAAAGATGATGAAGAATTGTATCAGGCAGATGCAGGTTTATGTATATCTTTTGAAGAATTAGGGGATAGAATTGCAAGATGGGAAAATTTTTTAAATAAATTTCCTAATAGTAAATTAAAAACAAAAGTAACTGTCTTATTAAATTCATATAGAGAAGACTATATTTTAGGTATGGATAATACTCCAACAAGAGATGGAGGTTATGATGGTCAACCTTATACTATAATTGAAGAAAATATGAAAGGATTTAATAGATTTATGAAAAAATATCCTAATAGTTCAACAGTTGAGCTTATAAAATATTACTTAGAAAATTATGAAAATGAAAATATATATGAACTTGTTCGTAAAAAAATAAGTGAAAAATTTGGGAATAACTAATATTTAAAGGAGTGTGAGTTATGAATAACTGGAATGATGTATTTTCAGCTAATTTAGGAAAGATGATGGCAATTCAAATTGCTTGTGGAGAGTTTGTAGTAAAAAATAGAAATTGGAATGTAGATTTTGATAAAGGAATTATAATTTTTGGAGATGATGAATATCCTTTACAATTTTTAGGAAGTGAAGCCAATTCATCTAATACTTGGCTTTGGGCTTGGGAAAATATAAATGGCTTTGATGAAAAAATCCTTTCCTTAGCAAAAAGCATAAAAGAAAAGGGAATAAAGTTAAACTTAAAACTTTTAACTACTGCTGAAATCGATATTACAGATGAATTAAATGGACATAATCTTTTAATAGTTGCCTGTGGACTTGCTGATAAAAATTATTGTTATTATCGTGGACCACATTCGGGAGGAGCTATTTTTGTTGCATTTAGTGGAGTAGCAGAAAAAGTTTTTTCTCTAGTTGATGTGAGAAAATTTATTGATATTACAATGAAATGCATACAACAATTTTCTTTAAATCATAAAATATTTATAGAAAGTTTTTTAGAATGGAATAAAAATAAATATGAATGGCAAGAAGATAATATAGTTGCAAATTTTGGAAATTCAGGTAAATTAAAAATTGAGTTTGAAAAAGTGGAAGGCAATTTTAGAATTAAAAATATAAATTTTGAAGGAGGAAAATAAATGAGTGGATTTTATAGTATATATCATAAAGTAGATAATTTTTTGGAAGACCCTATGGGAAATTGGTATAGTTTTAATAGAAGTGAAGCTTCAATTTGGCTTGATGATAGAATATACAACAAAGAAATCGTAGATTATTTTAATGAATCTCTTGAAAGAGAAGATGTTGTTGATAAAGAAATTAAGAAAAATGAACTAGATAATGGATTTAATATGATTTTAAAAAATCATATTAAATCTTTGGTAATTCCTTTTAAAGATGAAAAATATGATAAAATTGATAGGGATAATATTGTTAAAAGTTTTGATGAATTTATAAAACCTAAATATGAAATTAGATGTTTTATGGATAGTTTAGGTAGTGATAAGTTAATATTTACAATATTAAAAATAACTGAATGGGAAAATTTAGAAGAAAAATATGATAAAGAAATAGTAAGTTATTTCTTTGTTCCTGTATCTGAATTTAAAGAAATATTTAATATGCCTACTGATGAAGTAACAAAAATTTCTAAAGAAAGAGAAAATAAAAGAGATGAAATTTTTAAAATAATTCGTCAAAATATGTTGAGAAGGCATTTTGAGTAATAAGTAAACAAAAATAGTTTTTGGAGAAAAACCAAAAAAAAACTTGGAATAGAGCATTTCAATTTAAAGATGGAGGTTTTATATGTTAAATCATATAGTTATGTGGAAAATAAAGGAAGATGTTGTAGATAAAGAAAAAATTAAATTGGATATAGCAAATGGTTTAGAAGGTTTATTTGGCAAGATAAAAGAATTGAAAGAAATCAAAGTTGAAAGATTTGCAAAAAAGGGAAGTACACATGATATTATTTTATTTGTAAAAGTTGAAAATGAGGAAGCATTACTGAACTATGCAACAAATCCTTTACATATTGAAGTGATTGAAAAGTATATTAAACCTTTTGTTTATGATAGAGTGTGTATAGATTTTTAGTAGGGATAATATGGAAATTAAAAAAATTGATGAAAAAGATTTGGTTATTAGCCAAAGAAAAAAACGGAATAAAGATACCAAAAAAACTATATTTGAAATATATAAATCTGAAAAAACAGTTAAAGACTATATGTTTCACTTAAAAGATTTTCTACATTTTGTGTATGAAGGAGAAAAAGATTTTTCTATTTCTGAAGTTATTCCACTTATGCAAGATATTGAAAAAGAAGATGTTGAAGCATATATTGTACATTTATTTGAAGATAGAAAATTAAAAAAGACTTCTGTAAATACTATTCTGTCTGCATTAAAATCTTTATATAAAGAGCTTGAAAACAATGGTTTAAAAAATCCAGTTAAATATATAAAACTTTTTAAGGTAAATAGAAATATTGAAAATGTTTTAAAAGTTTCTATTGATGACATAAGAAAAATTATCGGACTATATAAAGTAGATAGTGAAAAAAAATATAGAAATATCACAATATTATATACACTTTTTTACACTGGAATGAGAAGTAAGGAGCTTCTAACACTACAATTTAAACATTATTTAAAAAGAGGAGATGAATATTTCTTTAAATTAATTGAAACCAAGAGTGGAAAAGATGTCTATAAGCCTATACATAAATCATTAGTAAAAAAATTAGAAGAATATAAAAACTATTTGATGGATATGTATTCATTGGATTTAAAAAATTTAGATGAACATTATATTTTTTCAACTTCTGTTTTAGAAAATTTGCCTTTATCTTATCGTTCATTGAATACAATTATTCAAGATATGGGGAAATTAATAGGAAAGGATATAAGTCCTCATAATATTAGGCACGCAATAGCAACAGAACTCTCACTTAGTGGGGCAGATATATTAGAGATTAGAGATTTTTTAGGACATTCAGATACAAAGGTTACAGAAGTTTATATAAATGCTAGGTCAATTTTAGAGAAAAAAGTTTTAGAAAAACTTCCTGAAATAAATTTGGAAGAAGATTGAATTTTTAATTTTAAAATAAGTCCTATATTTTTAATTAAAAAAATTTTGTTTTATATAATTCTAAAACTTTATTTTAGTCCGATATATTATTTTTAATGAAATAATTAAAAATAAAATTAATTGATAATATTTTTATAAAGAATATCCGATATTTTAAAATTAAATATAATTATTTTATTTAAAATTATTTTTATGACTTTATAATTTTATGATATAAGCAAAAATTTTTTAGTGGCTGATATTTTATATGATTTTTTTATTAAAGAAGTTTAAAAAGAAAATAAAAAAGAAATTTTATCGTTTTAAGTTTAAAAATTATAAAAAATAAATATTATTTTTAAAGTTAAATAATAATATAGCATATAATGTTAATTATATGCTATATTATTAACATAATAATTTTTATTTAAAATAATTTTATAAAAAATTAAATATCGGATATTATTAATTAGTTTTTAAAGTTTTCTTAGAACTTTCATTAAAAACTGGTAAAAAAGTTGCAGATATTTTATAAAAATCTCCTTTTGTAACTAATTTACCATTTTTATCATAAAATTCCCAATCGCCATAAGGCGTATTAGTATTTAGATGACCTTTTAAAAGCACTTTTCCATTTTCGTAGTAATATATTATAGCTTCATTCAATTTATTATCTATAAAATTTCGTTTCATATAGACTTTTCCACTTGGATAATACATTATAGTTTCTCCAATTCTAACATCATTTTTATATGTAGTAACTGATTGAACTTTTCCACTCATATAATATTCTTTTTCTATTCCATTCTTCTTTCCATTAAGATAAGTTCCATTAGAATATAATGTTTTCCCATTTTCAAAATATGCTTCATATTTTCCATTAGCCTGGTCATTCTTATAAGTTACTTTTGCCTCTAATGTCCCATCTTCACGATAATATTCCCAAATACCATCTTTTTTATCATCTTTATAATTACCTTTTATTTGTAAAGTTCCATCAGGATAATGAACTTCAAAAAGTCCATTTTGTTTTCCATTTTCATAAGTTTGTACTAAAGCAGTATTTCCAGTTTCTTCATATGGTCTTTGATAAACAACTGGTGCATAGTAAGATATTTTCTTAGCATCTCTTACTTCTGATTCTGCTAAAAATTCATTAATAGCAGAGCAAGAAGATAATATAGCTGATAAAATAATTAGAAAAATAAATGAATGTTTTTTCATAAAAATACCTCCTATAAATATCTTTTATATTTTAGTTTTTAAATAATATTAAAGGCAGAGTTTTGAAAATATTTTCTTGATCGTAATATCTAAGTAAAATTATATATTAATTTTTAAATAAATACAATTATTTCTATAACTTTTTCAATAAAAAATGATATAATGTAACAAAGTATTTTAAAGGGAGGAAATAAAATGAAAAAATATCTATTAGGAGCTTTTCTGGTTGTCACTATGAATTTATTTGGAGCTAAATTGTCTGAAATAAAAGGTTTAGAAAATTTAAAAAATTTCAATGAAATTAAAGATACTCAAGTGGAAAAAATAGTTAATTATGATGAAACAATAAACAAAGATAAGAAAATTTATTCAATTAAAAACAGTAATTTGTTTAGTGGAGTCGTTGTAAAAAAAGAAAATAATGATATTGTAGAACTTTCTTTTTTTAAAGATGGAGTAAATGAAGGAGTATCATATAGTTATTATCTAAATGGAGATTTAAAAAGTATTTCAACATATAGAAAAGGA
Encoded here:
- a CDS encoding toxin-antitoxin system YwqK family antitoxin; this translates as MKKHSFIFLIILSAILSSCSAINEFLAESEVRDAKKISYYAPVVYQRPYEETGNTALVQTYENGKQNGLFEVHYPDGTLQIKGNYKDDKKDGIWEYYREDGTLEAKVTYKNDQANGKYEAYFENGKTLYSNGTYLNGKKNGIEKEYYMSGKVQSVTTYKNDVRIGETIMYYPSGKVYMKRNFIDNKLNEAIIYYYENGKVLLKGHLNTNTPYGDWEFYDKNGKLVTKGDFYKISATFLPVFNESSKKTLKTN
- a CDS encoding tyrosine-type recombinase/integrase; the encoded protein is MEIKKIDEKDLVISQRKKRNKDTKKTIFEIYKSEKTVKDYMFHLKDFLHFVYEGEKDFSISEVIPLMQDIEKEDVEAYIVHLFEDRKLKKTSVNTILSALKSLYKELENNGLKNPVKYIKLFKVNRNIENVLKVSIDDIRKIIGLYKVDSEKKYRNITILYTLFYTGMRSKELLTLQFKHYLKRGDEYFFKLIETKSGKDVYKPIHKSLVKKLEEYKNYLMDMYSLDLKNLDEHYIFSTSVLENLPLSYRSLNTIIQDMGKLIGKDISPHNIRHAIATELSLSGADILEIRDFLGHSDTKVTEVYINARSILEKKVLEKLPEINLEED
- a CDS encoding sodium/glutamate symporter; its protein translation is MEYSIEVLFLDLMKASILILISHIIRSKVKFIQNLYIPSSLLAGFLGLAMGPYGINCLTFSNKASGYSSAFMVIVFSAIAYGSFSLVKRNKNDNKENLKSFKGEALKRILALYVYRSIVSIIVYIVPIIVGIYIINRFQLLPEGFTILVGGGFVGGHGTNAAFSSVITQNTGWLDANDIGMTFATIGILLGLIGGIIQIKIATNRKYTYFVNKFESLPQQYKTGFLEENERSPLAQATVSSIAIDPLAWNFIMVMIPTGLAYATIGYVRKVFETVPTYLWAFLIAILLIQILKITNLGKYVDKNCIQRISSTATEYLVFFGVAGIKISIVIEFAMPIIILSTVALISLLIFMYTLAPRLNNLYWFERSIFVYGYCTGVYAIGLTLLRIVDPNSKSKTLEDAALTSPIDFVEYYTLLLGPVLMSTGKVNTFLGVMIIMLIGSFVVAFVLKLWNSPHLERKTDSELC
- a CDS encoding tetratricopeptide repeat protein, whose protein sequence is MKKILIIIFIIVIFIIVGGIFGYKKILSNEKENKIIQLFNKDFLGNFSKNKKEIIEKLKTLNREEADELYEQYLENNNIIVENLNKEHKNLLLNDIYNNEDSSKNFTDKEWEVANKFLNKYDLELWYIGRGHVSIREVSDFYYKIFKDYVTDDYREYLKITAKENEEVYESESGLAITLEELGDRIVTWENFLEKYPNSKLNDKVNNICNSYRRDYVLGVPGGVYDYKESADEYNRFVKKYPNSPTTELLEYYLENVNLNNPRDNDSEALSKMIDKYIEKYFYLGYLENRKKGNFFSYESNELFEKFNMDKKEIIQLLKNLNKEEANKIYEEYLESNFKILEKIEENDYEVLDNVFYVGEGNLDKGKLDKQNKFLDNYGLEIVENEIGLMITEKKDFYYNIFKNYVSDDYRDFLKLRSEDVDYIDYVSSFDKYSEIIADKIVAWENFLEKYPDSKLEKKANDICQSYRVDYITSLIFPSTTEALINGRSNRAVEELNRFIKKYPNSPTTKIIKFYLENYKNEDINDILADKIEEIYSKGE
- a CDS encoding Dabb family protein — its product is MLNHIVMWKIKEDVVDKEKIKLDIANGLEGLFGKIKELKEIKVERFAKKGSTHDIILFVKVENEEALLNYATNPLHIEVIEKYIKPFVYDRVCIDF
- a CDS encoding glutathione reductase, which translates into the protein MSGFYSIYHKVDNFLEDPMGNWYSFNRSEASIWLDDRIYNKEIVDYFNESLEREDVVDKEIKKNELDNGFNMILKNHIKSLVIPFKDEKYDKIDRDNIVKSFDEFIKPKYEIRCFMDSLGSDKLIFTILKITEWENLEEKYDKEIVSYFFVPVSEFKEIFNMPTDEVTKISKERENKRDEIFKIIRQNMLRRHFE
- a CDS encoding DUF6882 domain-containing protein, whose product is MNNWNDVFSANLGKMMAIQIACGEFVVKNRNWNVDFDKGIIIFGDDEYPLQFLGSEANSSNTWLWAWENINGFDEKILSLAKSIKEKGIKLNLKLLTTAEIDITDELNGHNLLIVACGLADKNYCYYRGPHSGGAIFVAFSGVAEKVFSLVDVRKFIDITMKCIQQFSLNHKIFIESFLEWNKNKYEWQEDNIVANFGNSGKLKIEFEKVEGNFRIKNINFEGGK